Proteins from a genomic interval of Chryseobacterium indologenes:
- a CDS encoding sulfite exporter TauE/SafE family protein, which translates to MGHWEIFLFFLIIAFVYASVGFGGGSSYLAVLAMYNLPYQEIRLTALICNVIVVVGGVYIYVKNNQIDWRKVLPITLVSVPSAYLGAILKISQETFFLILGITLIIAALLLWIKTGTKNDKEPTEPTKQSILGNTALGGGIGFLSGLVGIGGGIFLSPLLNLMKWDTPRRIAATSSVFILVNSVSGIFGQVSKLSVEVDSVRILSLCLAVFLGGQIGSRMSLKWNPLVIKRMTAVLVLVAGINVLIKYW; encoded by the coding sequence ATGGGACATTGGGAAATTTTTCTGTTCTTTCTGATCATTGCCTTCGTCTATGCATCAGTAGGATTTGGCGGTGGTTCCAGCTATCTGGCGGTGCTGGCTATGTACAATCTCCCGTATCAGGAAATACGATTAACCGCTCTGATCTGCAATGTCATTGTTGTCGTTGGAGGCGTTTATATTTATGTTAAAAATAATCAGATTGACTGGAGAAAAGTCCTTCCCATTACCCTGGTAAGCGTTCCATCAGCCTATCTGGGAGCCATACTGAAAATAAGCCAGGAGACGTTTTTTCTCATTCTGGGAATCACTTTAATTATCGCAGCCCTATTATTATGGATAAAAACCGGAACTAAAAATGATAAAGAACCAACTGAGCCTACAAAACAATCCATACTCGGAAATACTGCTTTAGGAGGAGGAATAGGATTTTTATCAGGATTAGTGGGAATTGGTGGTGGAATTTTTCTATCCCCTTTGCTTAATCTTATGAAGTGGGATACGCCCAGGAGAATTGCCGCAACTTCAAGTGTTTTTATTCTTGTAAACTCTGTATCCGGTATATTCGGGCAGGTATCAAAATTGTCTGTGGAAGTGGATTCCGTAAGGATTCTGAGTTTGTGCCTGGCAGTTTTTTTAGGTGGGCAGATAGGTTCCAGAATGTCTCTGAAATGGAATCCTCTGGTTATAAAAAGAATGACTGCAGTACTTGTTCTTGTGGCAGGTATAAATGTTTTGATAAAATACTGGTAA
- a CDS encoding Dyp-type peroxidase produces the protein MNSQNVTDYPNNNTYFLVWNFKQDVDSSRIKAVFQRMCALVINLNNSALDRFPDSKASCVMGIGYEAWAQLELPAPLPKEFKKFEAIQGSKHTAVSTRGDLHFHIRADEKSFAYDMASTISDFMKDIADCIVEVQGFRYWDSRSILGFVDGTENPHGQDREYFAIINDSDPQYAGGSYLFVQKYIHNMSAWKSLSVEEQEKVIGRSKEQDIEMDDEVKPKNSHIALANVGDDFKVVRDNMPFGNVSTNEMGTYFICYASTFSTVEKMLTNMFIGDPAGNYDRILDFSTAQTGTLFFVPSAAMLDDFSG, from the coding sequence ATGAATTCTCAAAATGTAACAGACTATCCTAACAACAACACCTATTTTCTGGTTTGGAATTTTAAACAGGATGTAGATTCATCCAGAATCAAAGCCGTATTTCAACGAATGTGTGCATTGGTCATTAACCTTAATAATTCTGCTCTTGACCGGTTTCCGGATTCAAAAGCAAGCTGTGTCATGGGAATCGGATATGAAGCATGGGCACAACTGGAATTGCCGGCGCCACTGCCTAAAGAGTTTAAAAAATTTGAAGCGATACAAGGCAGCAAACACACTGCCGTAAGCACCAGAGGAGATTTGCATTTCCACATACGGGCTGATGAAAAGAGTTTTGCCTATGATATGGCTTCCACGATATCAGATTTTATGAAAGATATTGCAGACTGTATCGTTGAGGTGCAGGGATTCAGGTATTGGGACAGCAGATCTATTTTAGGATTTGTGGATGGAACTGAAAATCCGCATGGGCAGGACCGCGAGTATTTCGCAATTATTAATGATTCGGATCCTCAATATGCCGGAGGCAGCTATCTTTTTGTACAAAAATATATTCATAACATGTCTGCCTGGAAATCACTTTCTGTAGAAGAGCAGGAAAAAGTTATCGGCAGGTCAAAAGAGCAGGATATTGAAATGGATGACGAAGTAAAGCCTAAAAACTCTCATATTGCCTTGGCTAATGTAGGTGATGATTTTAAGGTAGTCCGGGATAATATGCCTTTCGGAAATGTTTCCACCAATGAAATGGGGACGTACTTTATCTGCTATGCCAGTACATTCAGTACAGTAGAGAAAATGCTGACAAATATGTTTATTGGTGATCCGGCAGGAAATTATGACAGGATCCTGGATTTCAGTACTGCGCAGACAGGAACTTTATTTTTTGTTCCATCTGCAGCCATGCTGGATGACTTTTCAGGTTAA
- a CDS encoding 3',5'-cyclic-nucleotide phosphodiesterase, whose protein sequence is MKKIALSLLGICAHFGCYAQSFDLIPLGIYGGEQEDNLSAYLVGAPKDNTYLSLDAGTINTGIRKAIQMKSLTGTEETVLKDQIKGYFISHGHLDHLAGLIINSPADSKKDIFGIAPVLQILQNHYFITDTWINFADQGQKPILGKYHYHELSNGMEVPVQKTSLFVKAFELSHINPYKSSAALVRNGENYLLYLGDTGADRIEKSDRLDQLWNSIAPLIKKKQLHTILIEVSFPDSQPENLLFGHLTPKLLVEELNKLKEKTGQKDLQGLSIVVTHRKPTGNNPEIIKNELLENNPLQVNYIFPEQGKKISLP, encoded by the coding sequence ATGAAAAAAATAGCACTTTCTCTACTTGGCATATGTGCACATTTTGGTTGCTATGCTCAAAGTTTTGATCTTATTCCATTGGGTATTTATGGAGGCGAACAGGAAGATAATTTATCAGCTTATTTGGTGGGAGCCCCCAAAGACAATACGTATCTTTCTCTGGACGCAGGGACCATCAATACGGGAATAAGAAAAGCCATCCAAATGAAAAGCCTTACGGGTACGGAAGAAACTGTGTTAAAGGATCAGATAAAAGGATATTTTATTTCTCATGGCCATTTAGATCATCTGGCAGGACTTATTATCAATTCTCCGGCTGATTCTAAAAAAGATATTTTTGGAATTGCCCCGGTACTGCAGATTCTGCAAAATCACTATTTTATCACCGATACATGGATCAATTTTGCCGATCAGGGGCAAAAACCTATCCTGGGAAAATATCATTACCATGAACTTTCCAACGGGATGGAAGTTCCGGTACAGAAGACTTCATTATTTGTAAAAGCATTTGAACTGAGCCATATCAATCCTTATAAAAGCAGTGCCGCTCTTGTAAGAAACGGTGAAAATTATTTACTGTATCTGGGAGATACCGGTGCCGATAGAATTGAAAAATCCGATAGGCTTGATCAACTTTGGAACAGTATTGCTCCCTTGATAAAAAAGAAGCAGCTCCATACGATTTTAATTGAAGTTTCTTTTCCTGACAGTCAACCGGAAAACCTGTTGTTTGGCCACCTCACTCCTAAATTATTGGTCGAGGAACTGAATAAGCTGAAAGAAAAAACAGGACAAAAAGATTTACAGGGCCTTAGCATCGTTGTCACCCATAGAAAACCAACCGGAAATAATCCCGAGATTATAAAAAATGAGCTATTGGAAAACAATCCTTTACAAGTCAATTATATTTTTCCGGAACAGGGAAAAAAAATCAGCTTACCTTAA